Proteins encoded together in one Candidatus Polarisedimenticolia bacterium window:
- a CDS encoding dienelactone hydrolase family protein — translation MNQAIIDLYDEYTHAPLDRRVFLTRLARLTGSMTAALAILPALEADRALAAIVPPDDPRLESGRITYAGSGGKVAAYTARPRKGGKTAAVIVIHENRGLNAHIEDVARRVAIEGFLALAPDLLSPLGGTPADEDAARELIGKLDPDVTILNLKAAVAFLAKHPKTTGKVGAVGFCWGGGMAGELAVQSPDLRAAVVYYGRQPRTADVPRITAPLLLHYAGLDTRINEGVPAFEEALKQAGKKYTLYLYPDVQHAFHNDTSEARYDKEAARLSWSRTVAFFKEHLRGERPRPAF, via the coding sequence ATGAACCAGGCGATCATCGACCTCTACGACGAGTACACGCACGCACCGCTCGACCGGCGGGTGTTCCTGACGCGCCTCGCGCGGCTGACCGGCAGCATGACGGCCGCCCTGGCGATCCTCCCTGCCCTCGAGGCGGACCGCGCGCTGGCGGCGATCGTCCCACCCGACGACCCGCGGCTGGAGAGCGGTCGGATCACGTACGCGGGAAGCGGGGGCAAGGTGGCGGCCTATACGGCCCGGCCCCGAAAGGGGGGCAAGACGGCGGCGGTGATCGTCATCCACGAGAACCGCGGCCTCAATGCCCACATCGAGGACGTGGCCCGCCGCGTGGCGATCGAAGGGTTTCTCGCGCTGGCTCCGGACCTCCTGTCCCCGCTCGGCGGCACGCCCGCCGACGAGGACGCCGCGCGCGAGCTGATCGGCAAGCTCGATCCGGACGTGACGATCCTCAACCTGAAAGCCGCCGTCGCGTTCCTCGCGAAGCACCCGAAGACCACCGGCAAGGTGGGGGCGGTCGGGTTCTGCTGGGGCGGGGGGATGGCGGGGGAGCTGGCCGTCCAGTCCCCCGACCTGCGCGCGGCGGTCGTGTATTACGGCCGGCAACCCAGGACGGCCGACGTCCCCCGGATCACGGCACCGCTCCTTCTGCATTATGCCGGGCTCGATACGCGCATCAACGAGGGGGTCCCGGCGTTCGAGGAGGCGCTCAAGCAGGCGGGGAAGAAGTACACGCTTTACCTGTACCCGGACGTCCAGCACGCCTTCCACAACGACACGTCGGAGGCCCGCTACGACAAGGAGGCGGCGCGTCTCTCCTGGTCGCGCACCGTCGCCTTCTTCAAGGAGCATCTGCGGGGGGAACGCCCCCGGCCCGCCTTCTGA
- the ygiD gene encoding 4,5-DOPA dioxygenase extradiol: MTADPGLPALFIGHGSPMNAIEDNEFRRGWAGAARRFARPQAVLCVSAHWETSGVFVTAAERPATIHDFTGFPDDLFEVRYPAPGSPALARRIAGMLGGAGVGHADAGHAVVGHVATGRVQAALDGERGLDHGAWSVLLAMYPDADIPVVQLSLDTSRAASFHYALARELAPLRREGVLILGSGDIVHNLRVMDYYRPDGYDWALRFNDEARRLILARDHDALVDYQALGHDARLAVPTPEHYLPLLYVLAVRGAGDEVAFFNDRVVMGSVSMTSLVISSNPGGNS, from the coding sequence GTGACGGCCGATCCGGGGCTGCCGGCGCTGTTCATCGGGCACGGCTCCCCGATGAATGCCATCGAGGACAACGAGTTCCGGCGCGGCTGGGCGGGGGCGGCCCGCCGTTTTGCGAGGCCCCAGGCGGTCCTGTGCGTCTCGGCCCACTGGGAGACCAGCGGCGTGTTCGTCACGGCGGCGGAGAGACCGGCGACGATCCACGATTTCACAGGCTTCCCCGACGATCTCTTCGAGGTGCGCTACCCCGCCCCCGGCTCGCCGGCGCTCGCCCGACGGATCGCCGGGATGCTCGGCGGCGCCGGGGTAGGCCATGCCGATGCCGGCCATGCCGTGGTCGGCCATGTTGCGACCGGCCGCGTCCAGGCTGCCCTGGACGGCGAGCGCGGTCTCGACCATGGGGCGTGGAGCGTCCTGCTGGCGATGTACCCCGACGCGGACATCCCGGTCGTGCAGCTCAGTCTCGATACGTCCCGGGCCGCGTCCTTTCACTACGCGCTCGCCCGGGAGCTCGCGCCGCTCCGCCGGGAAGGGGTGCTTATCCTCGGAAGCGGCGACATCGTCCATAACCTGCGCGTCATGGATTACTACCGTCCCGACGGCTACGACTGGGCGCTGCGGTTCAATGACGAGGCCCGCAGGCTCATCCTGGCGCGCGACCACGACGCGCTCGTCGACTACCAGGCGCTCGGGCACGACGCCCGGCTGGCGGTCCCCACCCCGGAGCATTACCTGCCCCTTCTGTACGTCCTGGCGGTCCGGGGGGCGGGGGATGAAGTCGCCTTCTTCAACGACCGGGTGGTGATGGGCTCCGTCTCGATGACATCGCTCGTGATCTCGTCGAACCCGGGAGGGAACTCATGA
- a CDS encoding DUF1330 domain-containing protein — protein sequence MAAYIIVDVEITDPVAYAAYIRVVPKTLAHFGGTFLVRGGKAMTLEGSWSPKRVVVLEFPSFEHARAWWASEEYRAPKALRQSASVTDMILVEGV from the coding sequence ATGGCAGCCTACATCATCGTGGATGTCGAGATCACCGACCCGGTCGCATACGCCGCCTACATCCGGGTCGTTCCGAAAACGCTGGCCCACTTCGGCGGGACGTTCCTGGTGCGCGGCGGCAAGGCGATGACGCTCGAGGGCTCATGGAGCCCGAAGCGGGTGGTGGTCCTCGAGTTCCCGAGCTTCGAGCACGCCCGGGCGTGGTGGGCATCGGAGGAGTACCGCGCCCCCAAGGCCCTGCGCCAGAGCGCCTCGGTCACCGACATGATCCTGGTGGAAGGGGTCTGA
- a CDS encoding SAM-dependent methyltransferase yields the protein MSQPQPAIRNISDTAHWAAVYRARESERPDALFQDRHARRLAGARGEQIFGSLPARDRNEWAWVARTVLFDRFVVDQAGQGVDTVVNLAAGLDARPYRMPLPAALRWIEVDLPGILAHKEEILKDEKPSCVLERVRLDLADVEARRALFDRVGRSARRALIITEGLLIYLSADEVAALARDLAAPAAFQRWVLDLASPGLLRLMRKRVGKELSQASAPFQFGPEEGPEFFTPHGWRPAEVRSLLQAAAQLRRLNLILRLMSLLPDSTGRQGSRPWSGVCLMARQGS from the coding sequence ATGAGCCAGCCCCAGCCGGCCATCAGGAACATCTCCGACACGGCGCACTGGGCCGCGGTGTACCGGGCGCGCGAGTCGGAGCGCCCCGACGCGCTGTTCCAGGACCGGCACGCGCGCCGGCTGGCGGGCGCCCGCGGCGAGCAGATCTTCGGCTCGCTGCCCGCCAGGGACAGGAACGAGTGGGCCTGGGTGGCGCGCACCGTCCTGTTCGATCGCTTCGTCGTGGATCAGGCCGGGCAGGGGGTCGACACGGTCGTCAACCTGGCCGCCGGTCTCGACGCGCGGCCGTACCGGATGCCGCTTCCCGCAGCGCTCCGATGGATCGAGGTGGACCTGCCCGGGATCCTGGCCCACAAGGAGGAGATCCTCAAGGACGAGAAGCCGTCCTGCGTCCTGGAGCGCGTCCGGCTGGATCTGGCCGACGTGGAGGCCCGGCGCGCCCTGTTCGATCGGGTGGGCCGGAGTGCCCGCAGGGCCCTGATCATCACCGAGGGGCTGCTCATCTATCTTTCGGCCGACGAGGTGGCCGCGCTGGCGCGCGACCTGGCCGCTCCCGCCGCGTTCCAGCGCTGGGTCCTCGACCTCGCCTCACCCGGCCTCCTGCGCCTGATGCGGAAGCGGGTCGGCAAGGAGCTCAGCCAGGCCAGCGCCCCGTTTCAGTTCGGCCCGGAAGAAGGGCCGGAGTTCTTCACGCCCCATGGCTGGCGCCCGGCCGAGGTCCGATCGCTTCTCCAGGCCGCGGCGCAGCTGCGGCGCCTGAACCTGATCCTGCGTCTCATGTCGCTCCTGCCGGATTCGACCGGCCGCCAGGGATCGCGGCCGTGGTCCGGGGTCTGCCTGATGGCCAGGCAGGGATCGTGA
- a CDS encoding pyridoxal-dependent decarboxylase, translating into MSRDVSDPGAGRIGDMPPSEFREEGHRLVDWLAEYFRWSLENPVLSRVRPGAIRAALPSEAPEEGEPFERILADFERVLVPGLTQWNHPGYFAYFPCGFSSPGALADFLSTAVSQQAMLWRTSPAATELEEVALAWLRRALGLPEEFEGVVYDTASTAVVHALATARHERAPEVRSRGLTGRGSGALRVYCSEHAHSSVDKAVIVLGLGHDHLRRIPVDAGFRMRPDALAAAIDEDRRAGHVPLAVVATVGTTSVTSVDPVPAIADLCASRGLWLHVDAAYAGAAAVLPECRATIAGVERADSFVVNPHKWMFTPFDLSAFYCRKMDLLRAAFGLTPEYLKTSETSEVRNLMDTGFQLGRRFRALKLWIVMRYFGLEGIRARLREHLRLAGLLADWVDAEPGFERVAPVPFSVVCFRALPRKADGGSRGGGAGDDAAVNAFNERLLGSLNDSGEVFLSHTSLGGRYVLRFAIGNIRTSEADVRRAWDRIRELARGLAGGARP; encoded by the coding sequence GTGAGCCGGGACGTCTCCGATCCCGGCGCCGGCCGGATCGGGGACATGCCCCCCTCCGAGTTCCGCGAGGAGGGGCATCGTCTGGTGGACTGGCTCGCGGAGTACTTCCGCTGGTCGCTCGAGAACCCGGTCCTGTCGCGCGTCCGGCCCGGGGCCATCCGCGCCGCCCTCCCTTCCGAAGCCCCCGAGGAGGGGGAGCCGTTCGAGCGCATCCTCGCCGACTTCGAGCGGGTCCTCGTTCCGGGGCTGACGCAGTGGAACCACCCGGGCTATTTCGCCTACTTTCCGTGCGGCTTCTCGTCCCCCGGGGCGCTGGCCGATTTCCTGTCCACCGCCGTCAGCCAGCAGGCGATGCTCTGGCGGACGTCGCCGGCGGCGACGGAGCTCGAGGAGGTCGCCCTGGCCTGGCTGCGGCGGGCCCTCGGGCTTCCGGAGGAGTTCGAGGGGGTCGTCTACGATACGGCCTCCACGGCGGTCGTGCACGCCCTGGCCACGGCGCGCCACGAGCGGGCGCCCGAGGTGCGCTCGCGGGGGCTGACCGGGCGCGGGTCCGGCGCGCTCCGGGTCTACTGCTCGGAGCACGCGCACTCCTCGGTGGACAAGGCGGTGATCGTCCTGGGGCTGGGGCACGACCATCTGAGGCGCATCCCGGTCGACGCCGGGTTCCGGATGCGGCCCGACGCCCTGGCCGCGGCGATCGACGAGGACCGCCGGGCCGGGCACGTCCCCCTGGCCGTGGTCGCCACCGTCGGCACCACGTCGGTCACGAGCGTCGATCCGGTCCCGGCCATCGCCGACCTCTGCGCCTCGCGGGGCCTGTGGCTGCATGTGGACGCGGCCTACGCCGGCGCGGCGGCGGTCCTGCCGGAGTGCCGCGCGACGATCGCGGGGGTGGAGCGTGCCGACTCGTTCGTGGTGAATCCGCACAAGTGGATGTTCACGCCCTTCGACCTGAGCGCCTTCTACTGCCGCAAGATGGACCTGCTGCGCGCCGCCTTCGGGCTGACGCCCGAGTATCTGAAGACTTCGGAGACCTCCGAGGTCCGGAATCTCATGGACACCGGCTTCCAGCTCGGCCGGCGGTTCCGCGCCCTGAAGCTGTGGATCGTGATGCGCTACTTCGGCCTCGAGGGAATCCGGGCGCGGCTGCGCGAGCACCTGCGCCTGGCCGGCCTGCTCGCGGACTGGGTGGACGCCGAGCCCGGCTTCGAGCGGGTCGCGCCGGTCCCCTTCAGCGTCGTCTGCTTCCGCGCCCTCCCCCGGAAGGCGGACGGCGGGAGCCGGGGGGGCGGCGCCGGGGACGACGCCGCGGTGAACGCCTTCAACGAGCGCCTGCTCGGTTCGCTCAACGATTCCGGCGAGGTCTTCCTGTCCCACACCAGCCTCGGAGGCCGCTACGTCCTGCGCTTCGCCATCGGCAACATCAGGACGTCGGAAGCCGATGTCCGCCGGGCCTGGGACCGGATCCGCGAGCTGGCGCGAGGGCTCGCGGGAGGGGCGCGGCCATGA